The genomic interval TGCCGGGCTTCACCGCGCTTCTCCAGATCCGTTTCAAAGGTATTGAGATGATACTCCTCGTCCTGGTCCAGGATATGAATGATCTCGGTATAGCCTTTCGAAATCAGGCTCCCTTTGAGCTTGATCACGGTGAGCTGCTGGTGCGGGTCCAAATCTTTTCTCACCTTTAATTGTATTGCTTTTTCCATTGTGAAAGATCTGTATGTTAGGGTAGTTGTAATTCTCCTATCAAATATAGCAATTAAGACCGCAGCCACAGCACCGGGTACTGTTAAAAAAAGACAAGCAGCATTTTACCGCACATGTTAATTTAGTAAGAAAAATAAAATTTACTGTAAGAAAAAAAATAAGGAAATGATTTAATTTTAGGGAGGCAGAATTTTAAAAACGTTTAGCCCTCACAATGGAAAATCAAAACTGGACAAAGCTAAATTACTTAATTTAAAGCGTATCTTTAAGACATGAGAAGAAACGGAGAAATAATAATAATCGAAGATGACGAGGATGACAGGCTCTTCCTTAAGGATATTTTTGAAAGCCTGGACTATCCCAACAAAATAAAATTCATTGAAGACCCAATGGATGCCCTTTCTTACCTTTCCAATTCGAAGGTGAGGCCTTTCCTTATTTTGTCAGATATCAATATGCCCAAGATTAATGGCTTTGAACTCCGCGAACAGATACTTGCCCTGGCGGAAATCCGCGAGAAATGTACTCCTTACATCTTTCTTTCCACCTCGAAAAACCCGGAAAATGTACTCAGGGCGTACCGCTGCCAAGTACAGGGATACTTTAGGAAAGAAGAAGACTTCTCAGTCTATCAAGCCATGATAAAAAACATTGTGGAATACTGGCGCCTAAGCCTTACTCCGGGATCAGCACTGTAAAAAACACATCTGCTTTATTTATATTGTACGAATCCGCCCGCTGAACTTCAGGTAAAATCTGTTGCGGCTTTCTATTTTTTTTCTTGCTCGAAACATCAAAATGGCTTTGGCTGCAAAAGCGAATCCAGCTGGGAAAGAAGCTCGCCAAAACTGTTGGGCTTGCTGATATAGGCAAGGATGTTATGCTGCCCGATTTTGCTCTTCATGAAATCCGCTGAGGGGGTCGAGATCATCACTACAGGAATATCCTTCAGCCTTGCGTCATTTTTTAAAGAGACCAGCAGCTCCAGCCCATTGATTCTGGGCATATTATAATCTAGAAAAATCAGTTCGGGCAGCTTATCAGACCCCCTGAGTTCTTCCAAGGCAGTCTGCGGACTGCTCTCCCATCGCAGCAGTATGTTTTTATTGAGCTGGTCTACCGCTTCCATAAACAGCTCGGCATCTTCACGGTCATCATCGATAAGCAGAATACTTCTATATAACATGGCGCATACATTTTTAAGCTCCTCGACTGCAGTTAAATACGGTTTTTAGTCCGATGCGGTTTGGCGCGGCAGGCAAAAAAAGATAAATCACCTATACAGCCGCCCTTAAAGGTACGGCGATTTTCTGCAGCAAATGGACGCTGGCTGCCAGATGTGGAAATTTTACAACTCTATTTTGGAATTATATAAAAAAAATGCTGCCGTGAAGATTATTTTTGCGTTTTTATAGGATTTTTCATCCTTGCCTATCTGTTTTCTTTTGGTTTTAAATTAGAACTGCAGACTATGAGAACCCTACTGTTCCTTTTTTGTACACTGGCTGTCTGGGGCTGTTATCCGCAGCAGCACCATGATCCTAAAGTGCTTCTTGCCATGGAAACCTATGCTTTTTTGAAAGGACAGAGTGCCGCCCTGAAAAAGGCCGCCAGCCAATTCCCTGCCTTTGCAAAAGAATCCAAAAAAAATGGTTTAAAAAAATAGTCGGCTCCGGCTTCCCACAGACAAAACCTTAAAAATGCCCTTGCAGTATGAAGATGTAGTGTTTGGCATTATTTAACTAAAGTTTTATGCCGCAAATGCAGTTGAAAAACTAAAGCCTTAAAAGTGACAATTTTAAAATTTTTCATAAAAATTGTATAAAAGCTGCCACAGCGGAAAAATTAATTTTACGCAAGACAAAAACTATTTTTTTACGCTGGCTGTTAGGCAGAAACAGCATACCGGATGACGAAGTCCGTTCCATCGGAACCGCAACAAAAAATAAAATTGCTTACTTTTACAAAACCAAAACTGTTATCCTGTATGCAGCAGCCCTTCCTAAAACTAGAAAATTGAATCAAGACCCAAATACTTCAGACTTTTACTTTCTTCAAAATGGAGGTGAAGCCGCCGAGCTAATTGAAAATATTGACTGGGAAAGCCATACTTTGGGCACTCCGGACACCTGGCCGGAGAACCTCAAAAACACCATTGCCACAATCGTGTCCTCAAAATTTCCGATGTTTCTCTATTGGGGTGATCAGCTGATACAGTTCTACAATGATGCCTATCGTCCCAGTTTCGGAAATGAGGGCAGACATCCCAAAGCCATGGGACAGAAAGCCGTGGACTGCTGGCCTGAAATATGGGATTTTATCCATCCGCTGATTCAAAAAGTGCTGTCAACGGGAGAAAGCATCTGGTACGACGACCTGCTGCTGCCAATATTCCGAAACGGCAAAATGGAAGACGTATACTGGACTTTCAGCTATAGCCCGATAAGGGACGACCGCCGCCAGATCAAGGGTGTATTGGTAATCTGCAATGAAACCACTGAAAAAGTAAACAGCAGACTTCATCTGCAGCAAAGCAGCGACGAGCTGGAATTTGCCATCAACGCCGCCGAATTTGGGACTTATGACCTGGATCCAAGGACACGGCGCTTTTCTTCAAATGCAAGGCTCAAGGACTGGTTCGGGCTCAAAGCCGATCAGCAGGTGAAACTCGAACATGCCCTGGGGGCAGTCGCAGAGAAGGACCGTCAGCGTGTCACTGAATCAATTAATTATGCACTCCGATATGAATCAGGCGGGCGATACGATATTGAGTATACCATCATCCACCCCATTACCAAAATACCGCGGATTGTGCATGCCCTTGGAAAGGCATGGTTTGACAATACTAAAACCGCATACCGCTTTAACGGCATCCTGCAGGATATCACCCAGCACCGCAAAGCAGCCCAAGAGCTTCAAAAATCAAGACAGCTCACCGATCTTACCATACAGAGCATGGGTTTGGGACTTTTCAGCGTGGATTATGCCGCTGATACCCTTGAGTATTCCGCTGAATTCAGCAGGATCCTCTCTGGAAATTTTAAACCCGGCCTGGGAAGGAAGGATTTCCTCAAATACGTGCATCCCGATGACCTGCATCTGAGAACCGCCGCCATCAAAAGCGGCATGGAAAATGGCACCTTTAACTATGCCCCAAGGGTTATTTGGGACGACGGAAGCATACACCAAATTGCCATATCAGCGGCACGCATCATCAATTCCGAAGCAAAAGCACCGATGTTCTCCGGAACGGTCGCCGACATCACCGAGAAGGAAAACAGCCGTCTGGCCCTTGAGCAGGCACAGTCACGTCTTGAGATGACCAAGCGGGAGGCAGACCGCCATTTTTCAAATGTAACCGACAGCTCCCCTACCGGGTTATGGCTTTCCAATCCGCAGGGAATGTTTACCTACTTCAACAAAACCCTTATTGATTTCACAGGGGTGCCCTACCAGGAACTGCTGGAGGGAAAATGGACCTGGGTCATTGCCGAGCAGGACTATAAAAAAACCAAAGAAGCATACCTTAAGGCACTGGAGCAGAAAAGCCATTTCGATGTGCTTTTCCGGGCAAGGAAAAACAATGGGCAGCTGATCTGGTGCCGCGCCGCCGGCGACCCTTTTTATGATGCCGACGGACAGTACGGCGGCTACGCCGGGTTCTGCATGGACATCGATGAAATAATTTCCGTGCGCCAGGCCGTTATTGAAAGCCAGAACCAGCTCACCTCGATGATCGAGCAGTCCCCCGTGGGGATCTGCCTCTTTACAGGACTGGATATGAAGATCGAAATTGCCAATGATATAATGATTGGATACTGGGGCAAGGACAGCTCCGTGATAGGGCTTCCCATGGAAGAAGCTGTTCCCGAATTAAGGGGGCAGCCTTTTATGGATATCCTGCAGCAGGTCTACCGTACAGGCGAAACCTATTACGGCCATTCCGTACCGGCGGACCTGAAGCTCAACGGAAAAATCAGCACCTATTATTTTGAGTTTACCTATACCCCGATCCGCGACTCCAAAGGCACGATTTACGGGGTTATGGACATTGCCATTGACGTTACCGATCAGGTCATCGCCACCAAAAAACTCGAAGAGACAAGGATGGCGCTCGCAGGGGCTATTGAACTGGCCGAACTCTCCACATGGACGCTCGATGCCGAATCTAAAACCATTACCTGTTCGGACCGTTTTAAGGAGTGGCTCGGTTTAAGCGCCGGCACCGCAGACCGGGAAGAGTTCCTGCAGCGCATCAGCGAACCCTACAGGCATAAAGTTGCCGCGGCCCTGGAAGAGGCCCTCAGCGGTTCGGCCGAACAATTTTATGATTATGAATTTCAGATTGTAAACAAAATAACAGGACAGCAGCGCATTATCCATGCCAACGCCCAGGTGCAGTACGGCAAGGATGATGTGGTAAAATCACTCAGCGGCACGGCGCAGGACGTGACCAAAGAAAAGGAACTCCAGCAGGAGCTTACCTTCAAGGTAAAGGAGCAGACCGCCGAGCTGCAGACTAAAAATGCCGAACTCGAGGCCAACAACCGCGAGCTTTCGCAGTTTGCCTATATCGCCTCCCACGACCTGCAGGAACCCATAAGAAAAATCAGCGTTTTTACCGATCTGCTGCAGAACAATCTGGGAAAGAACCCCGAGAAGGTAAATACTTATATCGACAAGATCAGCTCTTCTTCCAGAAGGATGGAGAACCTCATTAAGGATGTGCTGCAGTTTTCAAAGCTCACCCATATTTCACATCAATTTGTACCGGTAAACCTCAATACAGTGCTCAGCGAAATATTGGCAGATTTTGAACTGGTCATCGAACAGAAAAATGCCCAGGTAAGCATCGGGCAGCTTCCCCTCGTGCAGGCCATACCGCTTCAGATGTCACAGCTTTTCGGCAATCTGCTCTCCAATGCCCTGAAATATACCAAGCCCGGCACCAGGCCCGAAATCAGCATTAACGCACAGCCTGTTCCAGAAGCTCAACTCAGGCTGCATGCACTGGATCTGGAACTTCCCTATATCAAAATAGAAGTGCGCGATAACGGCATTGGATTCTCACAGCAGTACGCCGAACAGATTTTCAATATCTTCCAGCGCCTGCATGGAAACGACCAGTATTCAGGCACCGGAATCGGCCTTGCCATGTGCCGCAAGATCATGCAGAACCATAATGGTGAAATTACTGCCGCATCGCAGGAAGGCTCAGGCACTGTTTTTACTATTATTATGCCTGCACTGCGCGAAAAAAATGGGGGATGATAAAAAATTAGGAGGGAAAATAGTATATTTACACTCCATTATTATACATATGACGACCATTTTTTTAATTGATGATGATCCAGACGACCGCGAAATCTTTGCTGAACTGCTGGCCGAAGACCATCCCTCAATTGTACTGCAGCAAGCCATAAATGGCGCAGATGCCTTTGAAAAACTTAAATCTGAAAACTTTACAAAGCCGGATTTGATTTTTCTGGACCTCAATATGCCCATAATGGACGGGCGTACCTTCTTGCAGCACATTAAAATGGATCCGGACCTGAAGGATATACCGGTTATCATATATACGACATCCTCAAGTGATCTGGACAGGAATTTTGCCATGGAAAACAAGGCCGCCTTTTTCCTGACCAAACAATATTCGCTGCAGCAGCAGCGAAAGGATATTATGGCGGCCATAAAGAACTTCTAAACTCTTGATTCCCCTTACATTGATCAACGCTATTAAAAAAAGAATTATTTCTTACAAAAAACTCCCTTTTTGAAACTTTTAAGCTATTCTCATGGGGCTTAATTCATTAAGTGCAGACTCTACTTTACTCCAATTCGAACAGCGTAAAATCTTCTCTCAATTTTGCGTCAAAAACTTAAAGCTTTTTTCTGCGGCGCAAAAGCAAAATTTCCTGCCATTTCATCATATTGGACTTACTGTTCCGATTTAAACAGTACTATAAAAAGAAATTTAAAAGCAGATTCATAACTAAAGCATAAAAACTAATGAGATTTAAAAAAATCTCATTAGTTTTATTACAGTTTTTTTTGAATTCAGATGCAGCGTTACCGCAGCTGAAATTTTTAAATGCATCACACACAAGGATCCAAATCGCTGTTTATTTTGAAAAAAAATTAAATAAATGTCCAAAACCGGAACACCCAGATGTCTTTAATGAAATTTTAAAAATAATTTATTATGAAAAAGTTCCTATTATTACTTCATGAAGACATTGAAAAACTAAATGAGCTCTCATCAAAAGAAATGCAGCAGCTGGCTGATGCGCATATGAATTGGGCAGAGAGATTAGCCGCGGCAGGACATTTGATTTCAGGCGACGGACTGCAGGAAAAAAGTGTTTTGATCAGCGGGAAAGACTGCATCATCAAAGACGGGCCTCATCTGGAATCCAAAGAAATTATCGGCGGCTATTATTTACTGCAGGCAGACGATTTAAAAACGGCTGTCGAACTGGCCAAGGAATGTCCTGCCCATCTTTACGGAGGCACTACCGAAATCCGCCAGATAATGGAAATGGAAGAATATGGGCAATGAAATGTTTTTCGGGGAAGAAAGGAATTATCGGGCATTATACGGAAAGCTGTTTGCAGCGTTATTAAATCAGTTTGGTGCAGATTATATTTCTGAAATTGAGGATGCCATTCATAATTCCTTATTAAAATCCTTAAAAATACGCAGCCAGAATACCATCCTGAAAAATATGGAAAACTGGCTTTTCATCGTTGCCCGAAATGACCTGCTGAACCAGATCAAAAAGGATAAAGAAATAAACAGTTTTTCTGCGCAACATATGGAAGGTTATGCGGCGGAAAGCTGCCAGACTGACCTGCGGCTCCAGACCGTTCTCTTTATATCTGCTGTAGAAAATATTTCCAGCCAAGCCAAAATACTCTTTGCTCTTAAGGATATTTTTGGGTTAAGCATATCTGAAATAAGCCGCTGCACCTTGATGGGTAAAGAAGCAGTTTACAAAAGCATTGCCAGGACAAAGAAAAACATCCAGTCCCAATTTAAGGGCAAAACTGTCGAACTGGATTCAATAGCAGCCGTCAGGGAAGATATCGCCAGGGCAGAAGAAATATTTTATGCTGTTTTTAATATAGGCTATGACTGTTTTGATGAAAAGGCCCAAGGGGTTTTCAATGAAGATTTATGCCTGGACGCAATGGCTCTGGCTAAACTTTTATACGGCCGCTATAAGTATGGCTCTACAGGCAGTCTGCTGGCCCTTTTCTGCTTTCATGCCGCAAGAAGTGCAGCCCGGGTTGTCAATGGCAGGCTCATTTCTTTTTTCAGCCAGGACCGCGAAAAATGGAATACGGAACTGATCGCTTTAGGCTTTCATTATCTTAAAAAACCCAAAACCTTAAACCGTTTTTATCTTGAAGCGGTTATTATCAGCAGGTACATGTCCATTGCGGAGCTAACACAAAATGACTGGCTTGATATTGTGAAATTACATGAAATCATGCAGCAGGTCTGCCTGTCTCCTATTGCAAGACTGAACTATTGTTTTTGTCTGGCTAAAATTGGAAAAACGCAGCAGGCGCTGCAGATTCTTTCTCAGATTGAAAAAGAGCTGCCGGCCGAACATATCTATTTTTCTCTGGTAAAAGCTAAAATCCTAAAAGAAACCAGACCTGAAGAGTCCGATTATCTATTCACTTCGGTGCTAAGTAAAATGAACCAGAAAATAAGGAAAGAATACCTGCTGGAAAACGAGTCAGTCGGATTATAAAATAAAAATATTTCAATTGATATTTCTTTTTTGATTTCTACCTTTTCAGATAAGAGACATGATCTCCAGTGCAGGCTTTAGAACTGTATAAAATTAAAAAAACATTACCATTTAAATGCCGTAAGCCTTCACTTATTTTCGCCGGGAAATCCAAACACTGAAAAGCATAAAAAAGCCCCTTTAAAAAAAGGGGCTTATCGCATACAATCTCTTTACAGTATTACATCTTTGGAAGCAGGACAGCATCAACCACATGGATTACACCGTTTGACTGGTTTACGTCCGCTATGGTAACCTTAGACTTATTGCCGTTCTCGTCGCTGATATATAAATCCTTACCCTCCATCCAGGCCGTCAGCGTACCGCCGCTTACTGTTTTCAGCACTGCTTTTCCTTTTCCTGCTTTTATCGCTTTTGCAATATCGGAACTGTTCATCTTTCCTGCAACCACATGATAGGTCAGAATAGTCTGCAGCATTTTCATGTTTTCCGGTTTCAGTAAATTGTCTACTGTTCCTGCAGGAAGTTTGCCGAAGGCTTCATTGGTGGGTGCAAATACGGTGAAAGGGCCTTTTCCCTGAAGCGTCTCTACCAGTCCCGCCGCTTTTACCGCCGCCACAAGTGTGGTATGGTCCTTAGAGTTGACTGCATTTTCTATTATGTTTTTATTTGGATACATTGCTGCCCCTCCCACCATCACGGTTTTCTGGGCGTTCATCGTAAATCCGAATCCCAATGTTAAGACTGCCAAGGCTAAAAATTTTCTAGTTTTCATAATTACATTTTTTTTTAAGTTATAAAGTCATCTACGCTGCAAACTGCTTTATGGTTTTACCACAAAAAGGAATAATCGCGAAAAAATAGGCATAAAAAACACACAGGCTTTAAAAACTGGTGTTTATCCCCAAAAAAAAATATTTACTTTTTATAATTTTTTTTGCCAATTTTTTTTGCCAATTTTTTTTTATTAAAAAACAGCCCCAAATTAAAACCGCATCTTATAAAATTTCGTTAATAACATAATATGATTATGTTATTAACCTTAATAAAAAACCTAGATTATGAAAAACGAAGTTAAAATTCAGCAGGTAAACCCTTCACTTGACAGCAGAAGGAATTTCCTGAAAATCAGCGGTCTCACATTAGCTACAGCAGGTTTGGTTTTGGCCGGATGCAGCGACAATGATAATGACGATAACATGGAGGACACTTCACTTCCGGGAATACGAAACGGTGTATTTGATTTAGGGTCAGGGGATTTCGGCGTGCTTACATATGCCTACGCCCTTGAACAATTAGAAGCAGATTTTTACACTAAAGTGGTGAATGCCTCAAACTTCAATACGGTTTTCAGCAGTTTGGAACGTGAAGTTTTAACAGATCTGTACCACCATGAAGTGGTGCACAGGGATTTCTTTAAAGCGGCATTGACCGGAGCGCTTCCCAATCCGGGCTCTCAGCTGCTTCCCTCTTTAGCCTTTAATTACGGTTCCTTGAATTTCAACAGCCGCACTGAGGTACTGGCCACTGCAAAGGCGCTTGAGGATACGGGAGTGGCCGCCTACAACGGAGCCGGCAGATTGATAAAAACGGCTGACTACCTATTGCTGGCCGGAAAAATTGTTTCTGTAGAGGCCAGACATGCCGCCGCAATAAGAAGCCTGATCAATCCCAATTCAAAAGATTTCGCCGGAGATGATATTGTCAATATGTCAACAGGTCTGGATGACGCAAAAGATCCTTCTAAGATCCTGCCGATTGCCGCGAACTTTATTACTACAAAATTCACGGCCAAATACCTTCCTTAATACTAACTGCTAAAACTTAGAAATTATGAATATCTTAAAATTTATAGAAACTTTTACCGATGATAATTTGATGAAAAGCACCGGCACCCGCAGGGACAGCTTTTCGCAGTTTGGGAATATCGGAAAAAATCTAGCCATGGCATCAATCCCTTTCGGATTATCAGCTCTTACCAGCAAAGCTTTTGCTAAAGACATTACAGCAACTCCGGCAACTCCTATCGGGGCACTCCAGTTTGCATTGACTCTGGAATATCTTGAAAATGAATTTTATGCTATGGCACTGGATTCAGGGGTGATCCCTGCCTCTGAAAACGGCGGACGGGATCTGAAAGTTTTCCAGCAGATTGCAGATCATGAATCCGACCATGTCAAGTTTTTGATTGCAGGACTGGGAGGAACGGCAAGTGCCAATTTTGTTCCAAAACCTACTTTCGATTTTACAGTAGGAGGAGCTTTTGATCCTTTCAATGATTACCCTACCTTTTTAGCGTTAGCGCAGGCTTTTGAGGATACCGGTGTAAGGGCCTACAAAGGCCAGGCGGCCAACTTGATAACAGCACCCGATTTATTGACCGCTGCCTTGCAGATCCATTCTGTTGAAGCGCGCCATGCTTCAGAAGTCAGAAGGCTCAGAGGTCTTAAAGGATGGATTTCCAATTCTGAGAGAGGTGCAGGAATGCCGGCTGCGACACAGGCTGTGTATGATGGAGAAGGTATCACGATGCAGGCAGGGTTCAACACGGCCTCTGCATTTGGAGCCGCGGCAGGATCTGAAGCCTATGACGAACCGCTTACCACCCAGCAGGTGGTCGATATCGCCAACATCTTTATTGTCTGATTTTTACATAAAACGCTTTCATAGTAAAATGAAGGCGTTTTTTTTTCATAAACCCAGGCAGCAACTTCTTGAGGCAGGAATGCTTTTATAAATGGGTAAATCCAGCGCTCCAGCGCAAATGATTTTAAAGGCATTTTAGAGAAAGACATTCAAAATTGGCATTACATTAACATTTTATTCCGGGCATAACCACCCTTCTGGTTTATCTTTGTATTTCCACACAATTCCATCCAGGACAATGTTCAAAAAGCAGCTCATCAAAGCAAAACAGGTATTGATGCTCGGACAGCGGCAGCTCTCCCGCAAACAGTTTATATTTCTCTCAAGTGTTCTTATCGGCATTACCGCATCCTTTGCGGTAATCTTTCTAAAGGCTTTTGCCCACTGGGTATATTCATTTGCAACCTACATCAACGGAACATTAAAATTGAGTTTCCTTAACAGCATACTGCCTGTTGTTGGAATCCTGCTTACTGTTCTGGTAGTGAAAAAAGCATTGGGCGGGACCCTGGAAAAGGGGACTTCACAGATTTTGTATATAGTGGCTAGAAAAGCCAGCATTATCCCTAAAAAGCAGATGTATGCCCAGATTATCACCAGCTCGCTGACCGTCGGACTTGGAGGGTCTGCCGGATTGGAAAGCCCTATCGTGATCACGGGCGCCGCATTCGGTTCCAATTATGCCCAGCAGTTCAGGCTGAGCTATCAGGAGCGCACGCTGCTGATTGGATGCGGGGTGGCAGCAGGCATTGCCGCCGCATTCAATGCCCCCATCGCAGGGGTGCTTTTTGCCATCGAGGTGCTGCTTGTCGATGTGACCATTTCGGCTTTTACCCCCATAATGATTGCCGCGGCCACAGGTGCGCTGGTTTCCGCAATCGTCCTGAATGAAAACATACTGCTGGCTTTCCGCGAAAAACAGACCTTTGACTACCATAATATTCCCTTCTATGTTTTGATGGGGCTTTTCACAGGCTTTACAGCGGTATTCTACGCCCGCAATTTTTTAAGGACCGAACATGCCTTTGCGCATTTAAAATACGGCCCCTATAAAAAAGCACTTATCGGCGCCTGCATTCTGGGTCTCATGATCTTTATATTTCCCACCCTTTTCGGAGAAGGATATGAAAGCATCAAAACTCTTGCTGATAAGGATCCCGGAAGGCTGCTGGAAAACACGCTGTTCTCGGATTTGGCGTCCAATGACTGGATGCTGCTGGGCTTTGTCGGGGCTTCCATGCTGCTCAAAGCTTTTGCCTCAGGCATAACATTGGGAAGCGGCGGCAACGGGGGGAATTTTGCCCCTTCCCTCTTCCTTGGCTCATATGCCGGTTATTTCTTCTCAAAACTTTTAAACCTCTCCGGTCTTACCGATCTGCCTGTGGGCAATTTTACCCTGGTGGGTATGGCCGGGATTCTCAGCGGTCTTTTTCATGCGCCGCTGACCGCCATTTTCCTTATTGCGGAAATAACCGGAGGATACGATCTGATGATTCCCCTGATGATTGTCGCCTCGGTAAGTTTTGCCGTTTCCAAACGTTTTGAAAAGCACTCCCTCGATGTAAAAAACCTGGCCAGAAAAGGAAATGCCTTTACAAGCAATAAGGATTCTAATATCCTCTGCACCCTAGAGATTGAAGACCTGATAAAAAAAGATTATCTGACCGTGGAACCCGATCAGCCGCTTGCAGACGTCGCCGGGCTTCTGGCACATTCCGACCAGGTGATTTTTGCAGCCGTCGATAATGAGAATGAGCTTCGGGGACTGGTTTACTTCAATGACATAAGGGAAGTGATTTTCGATAATCTCAAAACAGAAAGCATTCTGGTCAAGGATATCATGACACAGCCCGTGCAGCCCGTGCATCTTTTTGACAGCATGGAAACGGTGATGAAAAAATTTGAGAAAAGCGGCAAGGTCTTTCTTCCGGTGCTCAAAAACGGAAAATATTACGGCTTCATAACAAAATCAGACGTTCTGGAATCCTACCGCAACAGGCTCAAATCAATGATTTTCGAATAGGGCTTCAACCGCACTTTGGCAGATCAGGCGTCCCTGGCTCTATCTTTTTCCTATTCTGTTTCCAATTAGCAAAATTAGCCTTATCTTAGTAATGCATGCCGCAATTAAGAAAACGCAAACTTTTGAATTTTAAGATTATGAGAATACTAACAGATTTGCTGAACCTTCATGAAGGGGAGGACGACAGGGCAAAAACACTCGAAGCCGTTAAGAAAAACATCACCTTCAAAGGTGCCAATCTCTGGATTCTGGCCTGCGCCATAATCGTCGCCTCGGTCGGGCTCAATGTAAACTCCACCGCGGTGATTATCGGAGCCATGCTGATATCCCCTTTGATGGGGCCGATAGTAGGCG from Flavobacterium sp. YJ01 carries:
- a CDS encoding ferritin-like domain-containing protein encodes the protein MNILKFIETFTDDNLMKSTGTRRDSFSQFGNIGKNLAMASIPFGLSALTSKAFAKDITATPATPIGALQFALTLEYLENEFYAMALDSGVIPASENGGRDLKVFQQIADHESDHVKFLIAGLGGTASANFVPKPTFDFTVGGAFDPFNDYPTFLALAQAFEDTGVRAYKGQAANLITAPDLLTAALQIHSVEARHASEVRRLRGLKGWISNSERGAGMPAATQAVYDGEGITMQAGFNTASAFGAAAGSEAYDEPLTTQQVVDIANIFIV
- a CDS encoding chloride channel protein, translating into MFKKQLIKAKQVLMLGQRQLSRKQFIFLSSVLIGITASFAVIFLKAFAHWVYSFATYINGTLKLSFLNSILPVVGILLTVLVVKKALGGTLEKGTSQILYIVARKASIIPKKQMYAQIITSSLTVGLGGSAGLESPIVITGAAFGSNYAQQFRLSYQERTLLIGCGVAAGIAAAFNAPIAGVLFAIEVLLVDVTISAFTPIMIAAATGALVSAIVLNENILLAFREKQTFDYHNIPFYVLMGLFTGFTAVFYARNFLRTEHAFAHLKYGPYKKALIGACILGLMIFIFPTLFGEGYESIKTLADKDPGRLLENTLFSDLASNDWMLLGFVGASMLLKAFASGITLGSGGNGGNFAPSLFLGSYAGYFFSKLLNLSGLTDLPVGNFTLVGMAGILSGLFHAPLTAIFLIAEITGGYDLMIPLMIVASVSFAVSKRFEKHSLDVKNLARKGNAFTSNKDSNILCTLEIEDLIKKDYLTVEPDQPLADVAGLLAHSDQVIFAAVDNENELRGLVYFNDIREVIFDNLKTESILVKDIMTQPVQPVHLFDSMETVMKKFEKSGKVFLPVLKNGKYYGFITKSDVLESYRNRLKSMIFE